The following coding sequences are from one Arthrobacter sp. PvP023 window:
- a CDS encoding HIT family protein, which produces MSTVFTKIINGEIPGRFVWRDEDVVAFLTMGPLADGHTLVVPTEEVDRWTDAPPALLARVMEVARKIGAVQVDVFDAARAGLIVAGYEVNHLHVHVWPSNSMADYDFGSVDHNPDPAQLDANAEKLREGLREAGHGDHVPTA; this is translated from the coding sequence ATGAGCACCGTTTTCACCAAGATCATCAACGGCGAGATCCCCGGCCGCTTCGTCTGGCGGGACGAGGACGTAGTGGCATTCCTGACCATGGGCCCGCTTGCCGACGGCCACACCCTGGTGGTTCCCACGGAGGAAGTGGACCGCTGGACGGACGCTCCGCCCGCCCTCCTGGCCCGCGTGATGGAAGTTGCGCGGAAGATAGGTGCTGTCCAGGTCGATGTTTTTGACGCCGCACGGGCAGGGCTCATCGTGGCCGGGTACGAGGTCAACCACCTCCACGTCCATGTGTGGCCGTCCAACTCCATGGCCGACTACGACTTCGGCTCGGTGGACCACAACCCGGACCCCGCGCAGCTGGACGCCAACGCCGAAAAGCTCCGGGAGGGGCTCCGCGAGGCGGGCCACGGAGACCACGTTCCCACGGCCTAA
- the hrpA gene encoding ATP-dependent RNA helicase HrpA: MTFHISYPAELPVSERREDLMAAIAANQVTIIAGETGSGKTTQIPKMCLELGLGDNGLIGHTQPRRLAARTVAERIAEELGVEIGQEVGFQVRFTGEVSRSTKVKLMTDGILLAEIQRDKLLRKYNAIIIDEAHERSLNIDFILGYLKRILPQRPDLKIIITSATIDPERFAKHFGTEDEPSPIIEVSGRTFPVEIRYRPLSQPAGGAAPGDEEDNTSDDELEEDRDPLDAVCDAVDELALEAPGDILIFFSGEREIRDAAEALNARIQSNRRLAGTEVLPLFARLSLQEQHKVFHPGSKRRIVLATNVAETSLTVPGIKYVVDTGTARISRYSHRTKVQRLPIERVSQASANQRSGRCGRVSDGIAIRLYSEEDYESRPQFTDPEILRTNLAAVILQMTAMGVARGPKDVEDFPFVEPPDSRAINDGVTLLRELGALSAARPQGAAGAAAGRNGGGGLTAVGQKLAQLPVDPRLGRMIVEAGKRGCVREVMILAAALTIQDPRERPTDKQQLAAEKHARFRDENSDFTGFLNLWNYLQEKQQELSSTQFRRLCRTEFINYLRVREWQDLFAQLRQLARPLGISLDNKRLADPVGNHEGIHISLLSGLLSHIGILDERKREYAGARGSRFAIFPGSALFKKSPTFVMAAELVETSRLWARVAAKFDPLWAEQVAPDLVKRSYSEPHWSKKMGSVMAHEKVTLYGVPIIPSRRINYGKVDPELCRELFIRHALVEGDWQTHHKFFHRNRALLQEIEELEARMRRRDILVDDETLFEFYDARIGKDVVSERHFDKWWKEARQQDPALLDFDQSLLISEDADALDDSAYPKTWLHKGFELPLSYEFHPVAPGSPPNPSDGVTAEVPVLFLNQLDDAAFRWLIPGQRVELVTALIKSLPKQVRKNFVPAPDVARQAVAALEADFDPAADDLEPSLELVLRRIRGQVIPPGSWNWDAVPAHLRVSFRVVDSRGKVLDEGKDLAALQERLAPATRRAIAESLGATPVTTAPKGPKGAQRGQSAQAPKNAGALTPSPNGAVTPGFAEKSGLTDWTFGTVQRQVQGMVKGHTVTGYPALVDEGTSVALRLFQTTSEQEQAMRGGVIRLLALKVPAPDRYVLEHLNNTEKLTFSQNPHGSVSALIADCALAAIDKLTPAELPWDEASFKSLYEQVRAELIDTVFTVTAVVERILASTRRIEKQLKGTTSLALISALNDVKSQLEQLVFPGFVARTGYAQLSQLPRYLAAIEKRLEKLPGNVQRDALSMAAVQGLEDDYDDAVSALLPGRRAGAELTQVRWMIEELRVSLFAVELGTAYSVSEKRIRTVLNKALAPA; encoded by the coding sequence GCTGCGCAAGTACAACGCCATCATCATCGACGAAGCGCACGAGCGCAGCCTCAACATCGACTTCATCCTGGGCTACCTCAAGCGGATCCTGCCGCAGCGCCCGGACCTGAAGATCATCATCACCTCCGCCACCATCGATCCCGAGCGGTTCGCCAAGCACTTCGGCACCGAGGACGAGCCGTCCCCTATCATCGAGGTGTCCGGCCGGACGTTCCCGGTGGAAATCCGGTACCGGCCGCTGTCCCAGCCGGCTGGCGGAGCCGCGCCTGGCGACGAAGAAGACAACACCTCCGACGATGAACTCGAGGAGGACCGTGACCCGCTCGACGCCGTCTGCGACGCCGTCGACGAACTGGCCCTCGAGGCGCCGGGCGACATCCTCATCTTCTTCTCCGGCGAGCGCGAAATCCGTGACGCCGCCGAGGCCCTCAACGCCCGTATCCAGTCGAACCGGCGGCTGGCCGGCACGGAGGTTCTCCCCCTCTTCGCCCGGCTGAGCCTGCAGGAACAGCACAAGGTGTTCCACCCCGGCAGCAAACGGCGGATCGTGCTGGCAACCAACGTCGCTGAAACGTCCCTGACGGTGCCCGGCATCAAGTACGTCGTGGACACCGGCACCGCGCGCATCTCGCGGTACTCGCACCGGACCAAAGTGCAGCGGCTGCCGATCGAACGCGTGTCCCAGGCCTCGGCCAACCAGCGTTCCGGCCGCTGCGGCCGCGTGTCCGACGGCATCGCCATCCGGCTGTACTCGGAGGAAGACTACGAGTCCAGGCCGCAGTTCACCGACCCGGAGATCCTGCGCACCAACCTCGCGGCAGTCATCCTGCAGATGACAGCCATGGGGGTGGCCCGCGGACCCAAGGACGTGGAAGACTTCCCGTTCGTGGAGCCGCCCGATTCACGCGCGATCAACGACGGCGTCACGCTCCTGCGCGAACTCGGCGCCCTGAGCGCCGCCCGTCCGCAGGGTGCCGCAGGGGCTGCGGCTGGCAGGAACGGCGGCGGCGGACTGACCGCCGTCGGGCAAAAACTCGCCCAGTTGCCGGTGGACCCGCGGCTGGGCCGGATGATCGTGGAAGCGGGCAAACGCGGCTGCGTCCGCGAAGTCATGATCCTCGCCGCTGCGCTGACCATCCAGGACCCGCGCGAACGACCGACCGACAAGCAACAGCTCGCCGCGGAAAAGCATGCGCGGTTCCGGGACGAGAACTCGGACTTCACCGGTTTCCTGAACCTCTGGAACTACCTCCAGGAGAAGCAGCAGGAACTGTCCTCCACGCAGTTCCGCCGTTTGTGCCGGACCGAGTTCATCAACTACCTGCGGGTGCGGGAATGGCAGGACCTCTTCGCCCAGCTCCGCCAGCTCGCCCGCCCGCTGGGCATCAGCCTGGACAACAAGCGCCTGGCCGATCCCGTGGGAAACCATGAGGGTATCCACATCAGCCTGCTCTCCGGCCTGCTGAGCCACATCGGCATCCTCGACGAGCGCAAGCGCGAATACGCGGGCGCCCGCGGCAGCCGCTTCGCGATCTTCCCCGGCTCGGCACTGTTCAAGAAGTCCCCCACCTTTGTGATGGCCGCCGAACTGGTGGAAACGAGCCGGTTGTGGGCCCGCGTCGCCGCGAAGTTCGATCCGCTCTGGGCCGAACAGGTGGCGCCGGACCTGGTCAAGAGGAGCTACAGCGAGCCGCACTGGTCCAAGAAGATGGGCTCGGTGATGGCCCACGAAAAGGTCACCCTGTATGGAGTCCCCATCATCCCCAGCCGCCGGATCAACTACGGCAAGGTGGATCCGGAGCTGTGCCGGGAACTCTTCATCCGGCATGCCCTCGTCGAGGGCGACTGGCAGACCCACCACAAGTTCTTCCACCGCAACCGTGCCCTTCTTCAGGAGATCGAAGAGCTTGAAGCGCGGATGCGTCGCCGGGACATCCTGGTGGACGACGAGACGCTCTTCGAGTTCTACGACGCCCGGATCGGCAAGGACGTGGTGTCCGAGCGGCACTTCGACAAGTGGTGGAAGGAAGCACGCCAGCAGGACCCCGCCCTGCTGGACTTCGACCAGTCCCTGCTGATCAGTGAGGACGCCGACGCGCTGGATGATTCGGCCTACCCTAAAACCTGGCTGCACAAGGGCTTCGAGCTTCCGCTGAGCTACGAGTTCCATCCGGTGGCGCCCGGCTCGCCGCCCAACCCGTCCGACGGCGTCACCGCCGAGGTTCCGGTGCTCTTCCTGAACCAGCTCGACGACGCCGCCTTCCGCTGGCTCATCCCCGGCCAGCGCGTGGAGCTGGTCACGGCCCTGATCAAGTCGCTGCCCAAGCAGGTGCGAAAGAATTTCGTGCCCGCCCCGGACGTCGCCCGCCAGGCGGTGGCGGCACTGGAGGCGGACTTCGATCCGGCCGCCGACGATCTCGAACCCTCGCTGGAACTGGTCCTCCGCCGGATCCGCGGACAGGTCATTCCGCCGGGTTCGTGGAACTGGGATGCCGTGCCCGCCCACCTCAGGGTGAGCTTCCGCGTGGTTGATTCCCGGGGCAAGGTCCTGGATGAGGGCAAGGACCTTGCGGCACTGCAGGAGCGGCTGGCCCCGGCCACCCGGCGGGCGATCGCCGAATCGCTGGGGGCAACCCCCGTGACAACAGCCCCGAAGGGCCCGAAGGGCGCACAGCGCGGGCAGTCCGCGCAGGCACCGAAGAACGCCGGCGCCTTAACGCCGTCCCCAAACGGTGCCGTGACACCCGGCTTTGCAGAGAAGTCCGGGCTGACGGACTGGACCTTCGGAACCGTGCAGCGCCAGGTCCAGGGCATGGTGAAAGGGCATACTGTCACCGGCTACCCCGCCCTGGTCGACGAGGGCACGTCCGTTGCACTCCGGCTGTTCCAGACCACCTCCGAACAGGAACAGGCCATGCGCGGCGGCGTCATCCGCCTCCTTGCGCTGAAGGTCCCGGCGCCGGACCGCTACGTCCTGGAACACCTGAACAACACGGAGAAGCTGACTTTCAGCCAGAATCCGCATGGCTCCGTGTCCGCCTTGATTGCGGACTGCGCGCTGGCCGCGATCGACAAGCTCACCCCGGCCGAACTGCCCTGGGACGAGGCGTCCTTCAAGTCACTGTACGAGCAGGTCCGGGCCGAGCTCATCGACACGGTGTTCACGGTCACCGCAGTGGTGGAGCGTATCCTTGCCAGCACGCGCCGGATCGAGAAGCAGCTGAAGGGCACCACGAGCCTGGCACTCATCAGCGCGCTCAACGATGTGAAAAGCCAACTCGAACAGCTCGTCTTCCCCGGCTTTGTGGCACGGACGGGCTACGCACAGCTCAGCCAGCTGCCGCGCTATCTCGCCGCGATCGAGAAGCGGCTGGAGAAGCTGCCCGGCAACGTCCAGCGGGACGCCCTGAGCATGGCAGCCGTCCAGGGGCTGGAAGACGACTACGATGACGCTGTCTCCGCGTTGCTGCCGGGGCGCCGCGCGGGCGCGGAGTTAACACAGGTGCGCTGGATGATTGAGGAGCTGCGGGTGAGCCTCTTCGCCGTCGAACTCGGGACGGCCTATTCAGTCTCCGAGAAGCGGATCCGCACGGTGCTGAACAAGGCGCTGGCCCCGGCGTAG